CCGCCGCGGGGTCCGGTCACCGTGTGCCGTACGGCGGTGCGCTCGGCCGTCGAGGGGAGTTCCGAGGGGCGGGTCGCGGTCGGTGAGACGGCGGTCTACGCGCCGCTGTCACCGCCCGCCGAATGCCTGGCCTCGGGTCGGGGCGCCGTGTACGCGACGACCGCCCCGGCGGTCGCCGAGTGGATGGCGCGCGACCCGGCGGCCGCCTGGCTCGGTGCGCACGGGGCCCATTCGATGCTGGTGGTCCCGATGCACTCCGACGGCATCAGTTTCGGCGTGGCGGTCTTCGGCCGCCGTGAGAGCCGGGAGCCCTTCCTGCCGGAGGACGTGACCCTGGCCGAGGAGCTGGCGGGGCGGGCGGCCACGAGCATCCACGCGGCGCACCGGTCCACGCGGGAGCACACCAGCACCATGACGCTCCAGCGCAGCCTGCTTCCGCAGACGCTGCCCGACCATCCGGCGCTGGAGACGGCTTCCCGCTACCTTCCGGCCGGTACCGAGGCGGGTGTGGGCGGCGACTGGTTCGACGTCATCCCGCTCTCCGGTGCGCGGGTGGCGCTGGTCGTGGGCGACGTCGTCGGCCACGGCATCCGCGCCTCGGCGACGATGGGGCGGCTGCGCACCGCCGTACGCACGCTGGCCGATGTCGATCTGCCGCCCGACGAGCTGCTCACGCATCTCGACGACCTGATCATCCACCTGTCCGCCGACGAGGGTGGCAGGGAGGCCGTGGACGAGAGCGCCGGCGGCATCGGTACGACGTGCCTGTACGTGGTCTACGACCCGGTCACCCGGCACTGCACGCTCGCCCGGGCCGGGCATCCGCCGCCGGCGGTGGTCTCCCCGGAGGGGTCGGTGTACCTGCTGGACGTGCCGGCCGGGCCGCCGCTGGGCCTGGGCGGCCTGCCCTTCGAGACACTGGACGTCGACCTTCCCGAGGGCAGCGTGCTGACCCTCTACACCGACGGGCTGCTCCAGCCCCGCGAGCGGGACATCGACGACGCCCTGGACACGATGTTCGCCGCGCTCGCCCAGCCCGCCTCGACGCTGGACACGGTCTGCGACCGGGTCCTGACGGCCCTGCTGACGCACCGTCCCGACGACGACGTGGCCCTGCTGGTGGCGCGGACGCGGGCCCTGCACGCCGACAAGGTCGTCGTGTGGGACCTGACCTCGGATCCCTCGGACGTCTCCCAGGCCCGCCGGCAGACCACGGACCAGCTGACGGAGTGGGGGCTGGAGGAGGCCTCGTTCGTCACCGAGCTGCTGGTCAGCGAGCTGGTCACGAACGCCATCCGGTACGGCGAGCCACCCATCCAGCTGCGGCTGATCCACGAGAAGGACACTCTGATCTGCGAGGTCTCCGACGCGAGCAGCACGGCGCCGCACATGCGGCGGGCCCGGACCTTCGACGAGGGCGGGCGCGGCCTGCTGCTGGTGGCCCAGCTGGCTCAGCGCTGGGGCACCCGGCACGCGCCCGTCGGGAAGACCATCTGGGCGGAGCAGTCCCTGCTGGGGTTCTGACCGGCCGGCTCAAAGGGGGCCGTGCTTCT
This DNA window, taken from Streptomyces sp. TN58, encodes the following:
- a CDS encoding SpoIIE family protein phosphatase — encoded protein: MEQLPTPPGERPEQTDAPQQPAYTATAAVDERGIVTEWGEGATRLLGYAPAEVVGRSAEFLLADGIGDQARRIPPEQERWSGTVALRHRDGSRLEQGLLAHRWTSTGGSTKWYVVSAVAGGRGGDGSSWGDPLHEWSFSQSPCFLAVFDADLRLVRANAGMERTLSLTESEMLGLRLPEIAPDPVSEETERRMRLALESGEPQHMEAFVRATGVSAEHGWATSVAPLRDRDGAVRAVCLAAHDRTGAEVETQQMILPDAADARIGTTEDSTRTAQELADVAVPRLADFAVVDLLDPLPRGNGHSSGPPRGPVTVCRTAVRSAVEGSSEGRVAVGETAVYAPLSPPAECLASGRGAVYATTAPAVAEWMARDPAAAWLGAHGAHSMLVVPMHSDGISFGVAVFGRRESREPFLPEDVTLAEELAGRAATSIHAAHRSTREHTSTMTLQRSLLPQTLPDHPALETASRYLPAGTEAGVGGDWFDVIPLSGARVALVVGDVVGHGIRASATMGRLRTAVRTLADVDLPPDELLTHLDDLIIHLSADEGGREAVDESAGGIGTTCLYVVYDPVTRHCTLARAGHPPPAVVSPEGSVYLLDVPAGPPLGLGGLPFETLDVDLPEGSVLTLYTDGLLQPRERDIDDALDTMFAALAQPASTLDTVCDRVLTALLTHRPDDDVALLVARTRALHADKVVVWDLTSDPSDVSQARRQTTDQLTEWGLEEASFVTELLVSELVTNAIRYGEPPIQLRLIHEKDTLICEVSDASSTAPHMRRARTFDEGGRGLLLVAQLAQRWGTRHAPVGKTIWAEQSLLGF